The segment GAAAATAAAATTCCGACGAAGAAATAGTAAAGGGCCGGAAAATTATAAACATCCAGGATCTGGTAAAGATTCAGGCAAATAAGGAGATTAAAGAAAAACAGGGGCCAGCGTCTTTCCTTTACATCACTAAGGAAAAGAGAATGAGCTTTTCCCAGGTTCTTCAGCAGGAAATAAAACACAATAGGAATGAACATTGTTGTAATTGCAATAGCCAGTAGCTTTGCCTTAATAAGCGGGAGAGGAAAAAACCGGGGTGTTACAACAAAATAAATAAGGCTTCCCAGGAAAGGCATCCAAACAGGATGAAACAGGTATGACGCGCTTTTAACGAACCACCTCATTAAATTTCCTTTCTCATCCTGGCAACAGGAATATCCAGTTGTTCTCTATATTTGGCAACTGTACGCCGTGCTATTGGATATCCTTTTTGTTTTAATAATTTTGCCAGTTTCTCATCTGTCAAAGGTTTTCTCTTGTCTTCATCTTCAATAGACATCTCCAGAATCTTCTTTATTTCTCTTGTAGAAACATCTTCTCCCTGGTCGTTTTTCATAGATTCAGAAAAGAATTCCTTGATGAGCTTGGTTCCGTAAGGAGTATCTACATATTTACTATTGGCTACACGGGAGACGGTAGAAACATCCATGCCAATTTCATCGGCAATATCTTTAAGGATCATAGGACGTAGGTTACGTTCATCCCCTGAAAGAAAATATTCCTTCTGGTAATGCATAATGGAACTCATAGTCACCATTAAGGTCTGTTGTCTTTGCTTTATAGCTTCAATAAACCACTTTGCCGAGTCAAGCTTTTGTTTAATAAATAAAACTGCGTCCTTTTGTGCTTTTGTTTTTTCCTTTGACTCTTTATAGCCCTTCAGCATATTATTATAGTCATTAGAAATATGCATTTCAGGAGCATTCCTTCCGTTCAAACTTAATTCCAGCTCTCCATCCACTATTTTAATTGTGAAATCTGGAATTACGTGCTCAACCATTCGGGTATTGCCAGAAAAGGTTCCTCCCGGTTTTGGGTTTAAATGTTCAATAACATCTATTGCATCCCGTAATTCATCCTCACTAATATCGTGACGGGTAAGGAGCTTGGCATAATGTTTTTTACTGAAGTGGTCAAAGGATTTTTCCAGAAGGTCTATAGCCAGGGAAACATCTTTTTTAGGCTCTTTTCGATGCAGCTGAATAAGAAGACATTCCTGAAGGTTTCTTGCGCCCACTCCCGCGGGATCCAGTTCCTGAACGTATTTTAATACCTTTTCTACGGTAGGCTCATCGGTATATACATTTTGGGTGAAGGCAAGGTCATCTACTATATCCTGAATGCTACGGCGTATGTATCCACTTTCGTCCACACTGCCTACCAGAAACTCTGCTATTTCTTTTTCTGTTTCGCTCAGGCGGAAGGTGCTAAGCTGGGATTTAAGGTATTGTGCAAAAGATGTTCCTGAAGCATATGGTACTTCCCTGTCTTCATCATCGGCACTGTAATTATTTGCCTGCAGTCTATAATTAGGGATCTCGTCATCGCTAAGATATTCATCGACGTCAATATCACTCTCTATAGTTTCATTGCCGTAATCATCATCTTCATATTCATTATTTGAGAACTCCTCATCAAAATCGGCATCAAAATCTTCTTTTCCGTCTTCCAGGGCAGGATTCTCTTCAAGTTCCTGCTTGATGCGTTGTTCAAAAGCCTGGGTAGGCAATTGAATAAGCTTCATCAACTGTATTTGTTGAGGGGAAAGCTTCTGTGATAATTTAAAATTTAATTGCTGTTTTAGCATAAATAATAATAGTCTCTTTCTACAAATTTAAGCAAAAACAATGCTAATGCAGCTTTGGCATAGTAATGCTGCTGGTAAATTTTTGTTAAGATGAACTTTTAGTTGTTAAAGGGAGAATGCCCTAAACTTCTTTGGAAGAGGTAAATTTAAAGATAAAGGCACACCACTTATGGGATGAGAAAATTTTAATCCAATAGCCGCGAGATATAAACCTTTAAAGGAAGGCAGGGGTGTGCCACTACCATAAAGATCTTCTCCTATTATTGGTAAGTTGTGCATCGAGAGGTGTTTTCTTATTTGATGAGTTCGACTTAGTGTGCGGAGAAACTTCTAATAAAGAATAGAACCTGCCGTTTATTAAATATTCTTTTAAAAGAGTTGTAGTGGTAACTGCCGATTTTCCTTCCAGCTCATCATTATAAACGGCCTTATTAGGTGCCTTTCCAGCTACTAGTGCTAAATAGATCTTTTGAACGCGCCGTTCTTCAAAGCTTTGAGAAAGAATTGCCTGGGCCTGCCGTGTTTTAGCAACAATTAATAGTCCACTTGTAGGATTGTCAAGCTTAGGTGTACGGGTAGAGGATAAGGTAACGAATCGTCTTCTTGAGAAGCTTGTAAATTAAAAGGTAAGGCGTTTTCAATAGTTTTGAAGAAGTTCCCACTGGTGGGATATCCTGCAGGTTTATTCACCACTGCCAGATATTGATCTTCAAAAACCACTTCCAGTTTTAGCTGAAAAATCTTTTTTTCCTGCTTTTCCTGCTGAAGAAGCTCAATTTTTTGATTTGGCTTTACCCAGTCTGATGTTTTTCCAATTTTGCCATCAATTAAAATTTCCTCCCTCTTAATGGCTTTTTTTATCCCGCTACGGGAGGAAATGATCTTAAATACCTGAGGCGCATAATCCTGCAACCGAATTTCTTCTGAAATTGCAGGAACAATATGCGTTTCAAGTATTTTCAAATTTCTGGATTAAAATTCTGCATTTTGAGGGGTACGTGGAAATGGTATAACATCTCTAATATTGGTCATTCCTGTTACGAACTGCACTAAACGTTCAAATCCAAGACCAAAGCCGCTGTGCACGCAGGTACCAAATCTCCGGGTATCAAGGTACCACCATAGTTCTTTCTCGTCAATATCCAGCGCTTTCATTTTCCTGGTCAATACATCCAATCGTTCTTCTCTTTGAGATCCTCCCACAATTTCTCCAATTCCGGGAAACAGAATGTCCATTGCACGTACTGTTTTTTCGTCCTCATTAAGGCGCATATAGAAGGCCTTGATGTTCGCCGGATAATCAAATAGTATTACTGGACATTTAAAGTGTTTCTCCACAAGAAAACGTTCGTGTTCGCTTTGAAGATCTGCTCCCCATTCTTCTATGATATACTGAAATTTTTTCTTCTTGTTAGGTTTGGAATTTTTAAGTATGTCAATAGCTTCAGTATAACTTACTCTTTTAAAATTATTTTCTGTTACAAATTGAAGTTTTGCTAGAAGGCTCATCTCACTTCGTTCCTCCTGTGGCTTTGTTTTATCTTCACCTTCCTGTCTTGCTGCCAGGAATTCAAGATCATCTTTACAATTTTCCAGAGCGTAGTTAACTACAAATTTTATAAAATCTTCAGCCAGATCCATATTTTGATCAAGATCGCAAAAAGCCATTTCTGGTTCTACCATCCAAAATTCTGCAAGATGGCGGGATGTGTTGGAATTTTCGGCTCTAAAAGTTGGACCAAATGTGTAGATTTGCCCTAATCCCATCGCATATACTTCCCCCCTCAAGTTGACCCGAGACCGTCAAATTAGTTTCCTTTCCGAAGAAATCCTTTTTAAAGTCTATGCTGCCGTCTTCATTCTTAGGAGGGTTCTTTAGATCAAAAGCAGTGACTTTAAACATTTCCCCTGCTCCTTCAGCATCGCTACCAGTGATTATGGGGGTATTTACGTAGTGAAAATTATTTTGTTGAAAATAGCTGTGTACAGCAAATGCCAGTTTACTCCTCACTCTCATTACAGCTCCAAAAGTATTGGTTCGCACCCGTAAATGAGCCTGCTCCCGCAGTTTTTCCAGAGTATGGCGTTTAGGAGACAAAATAGTTAATTTCACTTCTTCAGGATTTGCATCTCCCAGAATTTCAATCTTATTAACTTCAACTTCAACGCTTTGCTGGCTTCCCAGGCTCTCTTTAAGTGTTCCTGTGACCCTTACTGCAGCTCCTACTGTAATTCTCTTTAATATTTCCTCCCCCGTGTTTTCAAAATCTATAACACACTGGATATTATTAATAGTTGAGCCATCATTAACTGCAATAAACCTGTTACTTCTAAAAGACCTTACCCAGCCATTAACTTCAACTTCCTGTAAAAACTGGTCGCTATTTAATAATTCAGCAATTTTTGCTTTGATCATTTATTTAAATTTTTGAAAAATCAAAGATAAATCTTCCTTGCTAGCTTACCAAGGGAGTAATTTTGATTTTCGTGTGGTTACTCATCTTTTAAAATGTCATCATCTTCAGTAATAATTTGCATTGCTTAGCTCTTTTAAAGTTTCCCTGTTTGCAATACTCTTTTCAAGAGATAACAGCAGCGAAGGTAATAAAAGAAGGTTGGCAAGCATTGCAAAAAGAAGTGTGGCAGAAACTAATCCTCCCAAAGCAACAGTGCCTCCAAAACTGCTAATCATAAATACGGAAAAGCCGAAAAACAGTACAATAGATGTATAAAACATAGACACACCTGTTTCCCTGAGGGCTGCATAAACAGATCTCTTTATTTTCCAGTCATTCGCTTTTAACTCCTGCCTGTATTTAGCCAGAAAATGTATAGTGTCGTCTACTGATATTCCAAAGGCAATGCTAAAAACGAGGATGGTGGAGGGTTTAATTGGAATACCTAAAAAACCCATCATTCCGGCTGTAACTATCAAAGGCAGAAGGTTTGGAATGAGCGAAACAAGGATCATCCTGAAAGATCTAAACATCCAGGCCATTAATAAAGCAATAAGTATAATGGCCAGCGACAGGGAAATTATAAGATTTTTTACCAGGTAATTTGTTCCTTTTTGAAAGATAAGAGCTTTCCCTGTAAGACTTACCTCATAGCGTTCTTCAGTAAAGATCTTTTCTATTTGCGGCTGAAGGTTTTCTTCAATTCTTTCCATTTCTTCTGTCCCTATGTCCTTCATAAAGGTGGTCATTCTCGCATAACGTCCGGTTGAATCTACATAAGAGGAAAGTATATTTCCATCACCTGAAATTCCTTTTAAATAAGAAGATATAAAATTTTGCTCCTGTGAAGAAGGTAGTTGATAATATTTGGGATTTCCATTATAGTATGCCTGTTTCGAATACTTGGCCAGTCTAACAACAGAGAGGGGAGAAGATAATTCTGGCACCTCGGCTATAGCAGTTTCCAGGGATTCCATTCTCTTAAGGTTGGAAAGGGACATTGCTCCCCTGGGACGTTTTGTGTCTATGACGATTTCCAATGGCATAACCCCATTAAATTCGTCTTCAAAAAATTTCACATCTTTAAAAAAATCAGCTTCCTGGGGCATATCTTCCAGAAGGCTTCCGGAAATTTTAATGTTATAAATACCTATGATGCTTATGGCCAGCAATAGAACAGAGGTAGCATAAATGGAAAACCTCCTGTTTCTCACCATATTCTCCATCCAGGAAACAAAACCTTCTATCCACCTCTTATTTAAGTGTTTTAGATGTTTATCCTTTGGAAGCCGCATATAGCTGTAAATAATGGGGATTATGATTAAACTCAACAGGAATATCGCGAGAATATTAATAGATGCTACAATACCAAATTCTTTGAGTAGCGTACTGTCAGTAAGAATAAAGGTTGCAAAACCCGATGCAGTTGTGACATTGGTTAGTAGGGTGGCATTTCCTACTTTCGTAATAACCCGTTGAAGAGACTTTGCCTGATTTCCATGATTCTTCACCTCCTGCTGATATTTATTTATCAGAAAAATACAGTTGGGTATCCCAATTACAATTATCAATGGCGGAATGAGTGCCGTAAGTACGGTAATTTCATAATTAAAAAGGCCAATAATTCCGAAGGCCCACATTACTCCAATCATTACAGTAACCATAGAGATTACGGTAGCTCTTATGGACCGGAAAAAGAAAAAGAATATAAGGGAAGTAACAAGTAACGCAGCCCCAATAAAGAGGCCGATCTCGTCAATAATATTAATAGAATTAAGAGTACGTATGTACGGCATTCCCGATACATAAACCTCCAAATCATTTTTATTCTCAAAATCGGCGATTAGTGGCTGCAACTTTTCTGTAACAAAGATTTTCCTCTCTTTTGAATTTACAATAGATTCTTCAAGGTAAATGGCAGTTTGTACGGTATTAGAGTTTTTGCTGTAGACCAGGTTCTCGTAAAAAGGAAGATTGTTAAATAGATCCTCCTTATACTGTTGAACTTCCTGTGATGACCATTTCTTCTGCTCAATAAAAGGAACCATCTCAAACCTGTTAGGATCTTCAAATTTTTCCAAAGTTTTTAGATTGCCTATAGCAATAACATTTTCAACTTCTGAAAAGGATTTAAATTCTTCTGAAAGCTTATTCCAGGCAGTAAATTTTTCGGGGGTGAAGAGTGAAGAATCTTTTATCGCCAGGACAATTATATTTCCTTCTTCCCCAAATTTATCGAGGAACCGATTGTATTCTAAATTGATCTCATGATCGTCTGGCAATAAATTAGCTTCAGTATATGAAAAACGCATATACTGCCATTGGGTAGAGAGAAAAATAGTAATACCTACTATAATTGTTATAAAAACCAGTCGATTTCTTAGAATTACGCGAGCAATGGAATTCCAGAAATCAAAACTAAAAATTTTGGACATTGGTGTTTTTTAAGCGAGCGCAAAGGTAAAAAAAGGCAATGGTATATATTGATTTTAAGCTAATTAATCACGCTTATTTTAAATTTGTAGAGTAAAAGTAAATTTAAAAGATATATTTTGATTTAAATTGGGTAAGTGGTAAGCCCCGTACCTGTATGCTGTGCTCAAACCAAATCCCAAAAAAATCTTGTTTATTTCTAAACCAGCTTCCGAAAAGCCGTGTTCCAGAGTATTAAAGTTGACATTTTTATGTGCATTAATGTTCCTGAAATCCCCAATTACGTGTCTCGAAATTAAAACCATTTCTGGTTGAAACTTATTGGAAATAAAAAATGGGCGGAGTTGGTGTCGAATGTGAAATGCTGCCTGCCTGTCACTGAAAAACTCATTGAAATACATGGTTTCAAAAGCAATTTTTCCTGCTACTGCATATCGCTGTAAGATTTTAGGTTTATTGGCATTGTTGGGTTGTGCGTGAAAAGCGTGGGTAAGGGGAAGTTCACCATACGCAATGTTACCTTCTAAAATTAGATGAGTAGAAGAGCGGTCGGGTTTTTCAGTTTTATATTCAGCTTTTAGTCCCAGCCGTGTAAAATCAAAATCGCCGCCGAACATTCCCGGAATACTTCGGGAAATTTGACCCGTAACGACCGGATACTCCCGGTTGTAAATATTAAAATATGCAGGAGTGTTTATAAACCCGCTAAAGGGGCGCCATAGAAAACTCATTTTTGCTTCTGAAACTACATAATCCTGGTAGAGCCTGTCTTCATGAAGAAATGAGTAATCAGTCAATTGTGAGATATCGCTCCTCACCACCAGAAATTTACTTTCTAATCTGGGAGTAAGACGGTGTTCTATGCTGGCCTCCAAATCTTCGTGGATGTAATAATTATTAATATTAACAAGCCTGGGTTCCAGCAAGGCAAACTCTTTTTCACCTTTAAGGTAATGATGGCTGGCAATTTCCCTGATGTCATTTCTGTAGTTTAAATTAAACCAGGTCCCGGTGCGGTTGTTAAGGAGAATTCCCGTTCCCAGTCCATATTTTAATCTCCTGTCCTTAAATCCATACACAGCATAACCGTTGAGCTTAAATGTTTTTGAAAAGGCTGAATTTGTTTCCCCGCCAACTCCTAACCTTATTCCCTGGTATTTGTTATACCCAATAAGTTGACTAAGATCAAAGTTCCAAAATCCAATGGGATAATAGCCGTTAGAAAGGCCATTGGCTATTTCAATTTTATCCTCTATTTTCCCTTCGGCAATTGTATTTGTCAATTGAAGATGAGTTAATTTATCGCGGTCCTCAAATTCTAATTTTCGGTTCGTCTCCCAATATTCCGGAGGTTGATTTCCGGCTTCATTAGTCACTTTGATCATAGAAGAATATCTCGGGATATCTACCGGGGAGTCGATATTAATGTCAAAATTTACCGTGGTCGATTTAAGGAACAGGTTTTCTTCAATATCATCGGGTGACAGCAAAAAATCGAGAATTGAAAATCTTTTTTGAACTGTTCCCAAAGCAATACTGCCACTAAAAAGAGAAAGGTTACTGCCTCCTTTCCCTGGTTTTAAAAAGAGTTGCTGTTCTTGGGGGAACCAAAGATCTTCTTCCTCGAAATAACTGTATTGGTGCTCTGCTTCCATTACTATTTCTCCCGAATCTCCCAATCTTGCATATTGAATTGCATAGGAAAGAGTATCCAGCATTAGAATACCTTCCAATTTGGCAAAAGCCTTTTTTCTTTTCGCACGGAAATAAATAACATAGGCGGCACGGTCCTTCGATTTTACGGTATCTAAAATTTTATAGGAATAATGTTGTAGAGCATTTTCATTTAAAGGGCCCGCATAATTGCCGGAGAAGAGTGGGTAATCATTTTTGTACAGGGAAGGAAGCTCCAGTTTTTTTTCAATAAGTTTGTATGCAGGCGTATTTAGTCCTGCTGTAGAAATACCTTCAACTATTCTTTTTCCTCCCTGGCCCTTTTTAAAAGAATGTACAGATACATTTTCGCTTAAAAACCTTCGGCCTCTTTGTTGCTCTTCTTTAGGCTCTGGAGGAGCGGTCAAACCAAACCTAGCTATTTGCCTTGTCTATAAATAATTTATTATAGCTTTTATATTTAAAGGAGCTAAGCTTTAATTCGGGATCGTTCTTGCTCCTGTGCTTTATTGCATTTTGAACGATAGAATTAGCGGAGTTCTGTTCCAGTTTTTTGTCTGAACCCCCCACGTTTCGGGTCAGCCTTACCTGGACAAATAAATCATAGGTAGAGACATTGATGCTTTTTGGTAAATAGCCGGGATAAGAGAGAGTAAATTCTTTAGAAATTTGGTCTTCCGGGAGCGGGTATTCTCCCTGGAGATTTGTAAAGTAAACCTGTTCTTCGGAAAATTTGAGAATAGCAAAAGGGATAGCATTTCCACTTTCATCAACCACCTTTAAGGTGTGTTGAGAGAAAACAGAAGGGACGAAAATAGTAAACAGAAGAAAAGCTAAAATATATTTCATAAGTTTAGTATCTCATCAAAAAAAAACTTCAGTATTTCAGGTTCATAGTCAAACCAAATACTGAAGTGAGGATTTTTCAGAAAAAAAGAAGCACAACCTAGATTGTCATGATCTCTTTTTCTTTATTTTCAAAAATCTGATCCACTTTTTTAATGTGTTTATCAGTCAATTCCTGAACATTATCTTCAGCAATTTTAAGTGCATCTTCAGAAATATCAAGTTTCTTAAGGTCGTTATTTGCTATTTTTCGATCGTTTCTAATTCCAAT is part of the Antarcticibacterium sp. 1MA-6-2 genome and harbors:
- a CDS encoding pseudouridine synthase; protein product: MVAKTRQAQAILSQSFEERRVQKIYLALVAGKAPNKAVYNDELEGKSAVTTTTLLKEYLINGRFYSLLEVSPHTKSNSSNKKTPLDAQLTNNRRRSLW
- a CDS encoding DUF5686 family protein — its product is MTAPPEPKEEQQRGRRFLSENVSVHSFKKGQGGKRIVEGISTAGLNTPAYKLIEKKLELPSLYKNDYPLFSGNYAGPLNENALQHYSYKILDTVKSKDRAAYVIYFRAKRKKAFAKLEGILMLDTLSYAIQYARLGDSGEIVMEAEHQYSYFEEEDLWFPQEQQLFLKPGKGGSNLSLFSGSIALGTVQKRFSILDFLLSPDDIEENLFLKSTTVNFDINIDSPVDIPRYSSMIKVTNEAGNQPPEYWETNRKLEFEDRDKLTHLQLTNTIAEGKIEDKIEIANGLSNGYYPIGFWNFDLSQLIGYNKYQGIRLGVGGETNSAFSKTFKLNGYAVYGFKDRRLKYGLGTGILLNNRTGTWFNLNYRNDIREIASHHYLKGEKEFALLEPRLVNINNYYIHEDLEASIEHRLTPRLESKFLVVRSDISQLTDYSFLHEDRLYQDYVVSEAKMSFLWRPFSGFINTPAYFNIYNREYPVVTGQISRSIPGMFGGDFDFTRLGLKAEYKTEKPDRSSTHLILEGNIAYGELPLTHAFHAQPNNANKPKILQRYAVAGKIAFETMYFNEFFSDRQAAFHIRHQLRPFFISNKFQPEMVLISRHVIGDFRNINAHKNVNFNTLEHGFSEAGLEINKIFLGFGLSTAYRYGAYHLPNLNQNISFKFTFTLQI
- the rpoN gene encoding RNA polymerase factor sigma-54, with product MLKQQLNFKLSQKLSPQQIQLMKLIQLPTQAFEQRIKQELEENPALEDGKEDFDADFDEEFSNNEYEDDDYGNETIESDIDVDEYLSDDEIPNYRLQANNYSADDEDREVPYASGTSFAQYLKSQLSTFRLSETEKEIAEFLVGSVDESGYIRRSIQDIVDDLAFTQNVYTDEPTVEKVLKYVQELDPAGVGARNLQECLLIQLHRKEPKKDVSLAIDLLEKSFDHFSKKHYAKLLTRHDISEDELRDAIDVIEHLNPKPGGTFSGNTRMVEHVIPDFTIKIVDGELELSLNGRNAPEMHISNDYNNMLKGYKESKEKTKAQKDAVLFIKQKLDSAKWFIEAIKQRQQTLMVTMSSIMHYQKEYFLSGDERNLRPMILKDIADEIGMDVSTVSRVANSKYVDTPYGTKLIKEFFSESMKNDQGEDVSTREIKKILEMSIEDEDKRKPLTDEKLAKLLKQKGYPIARRTVAKYREQLDIPVARMRKEI